The sequence GCTATGACCTTTGCGACGTTCAATGGGGCTAACACTGCTCCGACCCTGAACATGTCTTCAATTGCTCAGAATCACCCTATGTTCCACAACATGCCAGAGNACAAGCTCTGCCACCTGGAGCAGCCAATAACATCTTGGTTAgtttttttgtcatttatctGACATACATATCAAGTTTTTTCGTCTTTACTAGCTCATTGTTGTTATTTGTTTCGTCCATTGTAGCATGGACCTACATTCATCTTTCCCATGGGCCAACAGCCTCATGCAGCTGCTACAATAGCTGCTGCATCTGTCAGACCTTCTAATAGTGGTATCACATCTTCTGGAGCAACACCTACTGCAAATGTTTCTGCTTTAGTTACTCCAGCTGGTGCGCCAACAATGAGCTTCAGTTATCCGGCCATGCCAGGAAATGAAACANATGATAGTTGGGTCGCCTTCAACGTCTTCTGTCTCCAAAAACGCCAGTGGAAGCCCAAGAACAACTGCTTCCGCTTCTTCGGGGGCGAATAAAGCTGGACAAGCTTCATCTACTACTCATTCATCATCTCAGCAGTCTAAGAACTTGCAGTCTGCATCCGTAGCGTCATCTACTGGTGGAAGGAATAACGGTCCTTCTGTTCTCGGAAACCCCACCACGAGCTCTGGATCCAAGTtgcaacaacagcagcagttGCCAAAGCATGGGTTGCAGCAGCAAGCACAGCTTTTCTTCTCGAACCCTTATATGCAAGcccaacatcaacatcaacagcAACAGATCACTATATCTCCTTCTGGTGGGTATTACATTCAAAGACATCAGCAACAGTCAGGTTCAGCACCTGCTGGTGCAGCCACATGTCTTCCAGTCACAGGAGCCGTTACAGCAACTTCGGATCCAGCGAAAGCCATTGCGGCTGCAGCAGCTGCCAATAACATGAAAGGAGGTGGTATGGGGAAGACGCCTCCAGGGTTCCCGGATGTGCATGCGGTTCCCTCTGCTGTTCAGGTGAAACCCGTTAATCAAAAGCAACAAGCGGGTGAGTGAAAGACCTTTAAAACCCATTTGCNNNNNNNNNNNNNNNNNNNNNNNNNNNNNNNNNNNNNNNNNNNNNNNNNNNNNNNNNNNNNNNNNACCCTGAACATGTCTTCAATTGCTCAGAATCACCCTATGTTCCACAACATGCCAGAAGCAGCGAGGCAAGGTTATCAGATGATGGCAGTTGCTCAAGCAGCTcaacagaaaataaactacagtGCTTCTCTAGAAGATGGAAAATCTGGGTCTGTTGGTCCTGCTGCTAATACCACAGAGGAACAAAGGAAGACAAGAGGAACAACAGGGAAAATAAGTGGTGGGAATGGTGGGCAGTCGATTGCTTTCTCTAACAAACACGATTTAGCTGATGCATCTGTTTCTGCTGTCACGAGTGGTAGCATTGTA comes from Camelina sativa cultivar DH55 chromosome 19, Cs, whole genome shotgun sequence and encodes:
- the LOC104767748 gene encoding protein TIME FOR COFFEE-like, with the translated sequence MKXMIVGSPSTSSVSKNASGSPRTTASASSGANKAGQASSTTHSSSQQSKNLQSASVASSTGGRNNGPSVLGNPTTSSGSKLQQQQQLPKHGLQQQAQLFFSNPYMQAQHQHQQQQITISPSGGYYIQRHQQQSGSAPAGAATCLPVTGAVTATSDPAKAIAAAAAANNMKGGGMGKTPPGFPDVHAVPSAVQVKPVNQKQQAGE